The Pongo abelii isolate AG06213 chromosome 19, NHGRI_mPonAbe1-v2.0_pri, whole genome shotgun sequence genome includes the window CCAACCCCCATCCCTACGGGATGCAACAAGGGGGTTTCTTCCGTCTACTCACCTGTCCGCTATAAGGGTAGGGACAAAGCAAGCCCTTAGAAGGGGCTTTTGGCCTTATAATTAAACTTTTAACTAGATCTAGTTTTCCCCCTCTACCAAATTGAATTTTCCTTGTTCTCGTTTTCTTCGTTTCGGACTCAGCTGACTGATTTTGTTTCATCTCATATTAGACTCATATATCCGGTGATTTAATCAATCTCACCAGCTGTCTGGCTGTCCCACAGGACCTGCCTTCTCCGCTGTTGGCGTTAGAAAACGATTCCCTTTGCCTTTCCTCGCTCTGGCCTCGGCGTGGAGCCCCAGGATCCCTGACCTGCCCTGTGGGCTCCCCAGCCAGGCGTCCACGCAGGGGCTAGATGTCTCCCAAGGGGCTCAAAGTGTCCGCCAGGAGGGTACATGCCCTCCGccccgcaacacacacacacccccaacagGCGCGGGTGGGAAGCTGCCCGAAGCCCTACGGCTGCAGTTTTATTACAAGATTTATTTCCAAACGCAAAATCAGGCCAACAAGCTCAGCGACTCTGACGCTTCACATCTTCACCCACTCACACCCTGCTCCGAACCCCCCCGCACCAACGTACACACAAAACTCCCACGCGGGCGACCGCAGTCCCAAATTGCATCTCCATACCCACTCCCACCCTGCTCCGAACCCCCCCGCACCAACGTACACACAAAACTCCCACGCGGGCGACCGCAGTCCCAAATTGCATCTCCATACCCACTCCCACCCTGCCCCGAacgtcttaaaaaacaaacaaacaaaaaactggtaaGAACCCTCACCCCACGTTCTCCCACCCCGTAACGCTGCGGCGCACACAGGACAGAGCCGGGCGTCCAAGTCCCTTCCCGCGCCCCCGCCGAGAGTCTCGCCGCGTCCCCGCCCGGGCGCCCCAGGCACGTAGCTGCCCGCCCGGAGGCGGCGGCAGAGCGCAGAGAGCGGGGCGAGGGTCCGGGTCTCCGCGGTCCTTCTTGCAGCAGCGCTGGCGAGGGCGGACCCGGATGGCGCTCAGTACAGCCCCAGGATGGCGGCGCCCACGTCCTTGGAGGGCCGGCGCTCCTGCACCAAAAAGTTGATCATGCTCTCGGACTTGATGAGCAGGTTGCAGCCCAGGAAGAAGACGCCGAAGACCACGGTAAGCGACAGCACGCAGAGCACGGCGATCTGCGCCACCCGCGACACCCACAGGCTGCGCTCGTCGGGCGCCAGCCCCGCGGGGACTCCGTCGCTGGAGGCCAGCGGTGCGCCCCCGGGACAGCAGCCCAGCCACGTGCCCAGCCCGTGGGTGCGGTTTCCCAGGGCGGCCCCGGCGCCGCCGCCCACGCCGTCCACCTCCTCCAAGCCGCTGTGGTTCAGGAAGGTCGCGTTCATCGCCGCGCGGCGCCGGCGGTCTCGGCGCGCAGTCCCGGGCGCACTGGGCTGCTGGCCGGGGTCCGCGCTCTCAGGGACGCTCCGGACCCCTCCGACCGGCTCGTGCGGTGCGGGGAGGGGACGAAGGCGGGAGGCTGCCTGCGCGCTCTCGGGCCGCCTACCCCTGGGCACCGGGCGGGAAGCGACCGCCTGGAGGAGCGAGCAACAGGAGGCGCAGGAGCTGCAGCCGGAGAACCTAGTGTGCGTCGCGGTCGCCCGCTGGGTTCCTCGCGCGCCCGGCCGCCCCTCCCCTAGCAacggcccggccccgccccgccggtCCCCGAGGCATCTCGGAGGGGCGGGAATCCCGCCGCGGGCGCAGCCTCCCCGGAGTCCCGGTGCTGGAGGAGTTCGGGAGATACGGCAGCCTCTGTCCTCCAGCCGGCGAAACTCCACCGCCTCCTGGCACCCGCTGTCCGTTCTTGGCTAGAAAACCTCTCCAAGGTGCCCATTCCAGGATTTGATACCCTTAGCAGTGAAGTTATTCCGGAATCTGCCGTGACTCTCTTCGCTTATTATTTAAGCCCTCGTAAGCCTTGCTAGACATCAGAGGAGTCGCCGGGACCCCTGGCGCTGCCCACCCCACTGGCCCCGGGTCTCCTGGGCGGTCCTGCCTCCCAGCTTTCTCGGGGTGAAAGCTGTCGCGGCGAGGCGGgctctctgcctccttccctaCACCCTCCCCTCAACTTGGtcccatttaacttttttttttaattaaaaaataaattactgtttttttccctttcttttttacaCAAACATAGTCATTGTAGACTAGTTTAGAAAACATGAATTACCAAAATTACTCTAAAACTTTATAATCCTGCCTCCTAGAGAGTGTCGATGTTATCACCTGGGTATAAACTCCTCCCAGACTTTTTCTATTTGTCCCTTTCTCTAGATAACAGATATGGGGATGCACTGTTCCTGCTTACTGCCTCCTAACCTTTCCTCACTTAACAGTGTAACTTTCCCTAGCGATGGTCGTCTACAACGATGGCTCTGAATTGCCTTGGAGGGTTTATTAAAACCCAGATTGCTTCCAcctcccgccccccacccccctaccCCAACCAACCCCAAGAGTTTCTGAATCAGATGTGGGATGGGGCCccagaatgtgcatttctaacagttCTTATGTGATGCACAAACTACTGATCTACAACATCATTTTTAGTGAAGGAATGGCATTTTAAGGTATGGACTActacaatttatttaaccaagcTTCCTGTTGGATGTCtgagtttttctttccttcttcctccttctccctttccttctctccttccttctctccttccttacttccttcttctttctttctttccttctttctttctttctttccttctttctctttctgtcttcttttttctttcatcacaaATAATATTACCATAAGGAGCCTTGTAACAAAGTATTTGTGCCAAAACTGATTTTTATTtagattgtattttgaaaaatggACCTGTAGAATaaaaaagtaggccgggcgcggtggctcacgcctgtaatcccagcactttgagaggtcgaggagggcggatcacgaggtcaggagatcgagaccatcctggctaacatggtgaaaccctgtctctactaaaaatacaaaaaaaaaaaaaaaaaaaaaaaaaaaattagtcgggtgtggtggcgggcgcctgtagtcccagctactcgggaggctgaggcaggagaatggcatgaacctgggaggcgaagcttgcagtgaaccgagatcacgccactgcactccagcctgggcgacagggcgagacttcgtctcaaaaataataataataataaaaaaataaattaaaaaaaatcaaaaagtactTCCTACTAAATTGCTTTCCAGAAATATACCAGTGTACAATCATGCCCTGTGGAGAAAGGgggctccccacccccaacatcgttatcattattttaaaagtctttgtcTGAGTAGGGAAGGGGTGGCAGGGGTGGTTTCTCACCAGTATGTTAATTTGCATGCTTTGATTGTTGCAGGAGAGTAAGGAAAGCACTTTGTTATTGCAATAATGCAGGCAAAAGATGCTGCCTGGAGACTTGAATTCCGGTGGTGAAAGTGAAGTGGGAGACAAGGGGATGGAAAGGGCATGGCAAATTGGAGTGAAGGGATTCGGGATGCCCCAACACACAGGCATCACAGAGCCTCTGCTCCCTGTTACGGTTTGAATATGTCTCCCCAAGTTCATCTGTTGGAAACTTGATCCCCAATGTGgaggtgttgggaggtggggtgaGATGCTGCCATTGTTTGGGTCAGGGGCAccaccctcatgaatagattagtgCCATTGTCTCAGGAGTGGGTTctttataaaaggatgagttccacccctctttctctttctctctcttctctttctggcaTGTGATGTCTTCTGCCATGTTTTAATGCAgaaagaaggctctcaccagatagATGCTGGCCACGTGATCTTCGACTTCCCAGCCCCTAGACTGtgagaaattaatttctatttataaattgCCCTCTTTATAACAAGCAtcctgttatagcagcataaagcAGACTAAGACACCCATACCCATCCTGATACTCATTATTAGAACATTAAGCGTGTGTGTATATCCTGGtaagttattaaaattattattttatttatttatttttattttgagacaggatctcgctctgtcacccaggctggagtgcagtggcgcaatcacaactcactacaGCCCTGATcacctggctcaagtgatccccttacCTCaactttctgagtagctgagcccacaggcatgtgccaccataattttttattttattttttgttgagacagggtctcactatgttgcccaggatggtctcgaactcctgggctcagatgatctaccacctcagtcccccaaagtgttgggattacaggtgtgaatcactgtgcctggcaaaattatcactttaaagatgaagaaactgaggcacacataGACACCCCAGACTGGGAAACAACCTGGCTCATGCTCCTCAGTCCTGGGAAAGCTGGCCTGGCGCAAATGCATGCAGTTTTCAGAGCAAGAGTCTCCCTGCCCTGATTACCCCTCAGAGCCGGGATAGAACAGGGAGTCCAGCAGGTGTCTGGCCTGAACATTCTGTCCTCTGCTTTGGCCCAGTTGGATTTCTGTAGAGAAATGCTCAGTTATATCTTTTGTCTGAAACCAACCCCTGGCTTTTGCTATACCCTGGACTTGGAGTCCGTACCTTGATCGCATCCAGCTGAAGTCAGACTGCCTGATGTGAAGGAAAGGGGTGGGGTGAGTGAGGATGCAGAATGGGGGCCTGCCCACTCCAGCGAGTTGTGAGGAGGCTGACATGATGGCTGACCTTTcctttattaagcacctattacATGCCCAGTGCATTAAATACATTACCTCCCTGAATTCTCTCACACCAGCCTTTGGGTTCTGCTGGACTGTCCCCTTGACATGAGGAAACAGCAGCACTGAGTGTTTAATTGAGTTACTCAAGATCACGCAGCTAGTTAAGCATCAGAGCCAGAATTTCAGCCCAGATCTGTCCTGTTCCAAAGCCACACTCTTCATTATCCCCGTCCCCCTCTCTCCCATCATCCCTGGGGGAGGCACTGGGGAGGGACAAAGACATCTTTGACCTGGGAgcaggaagggggagagagaccTTGGGCTTGTGGACGTAAACAAAGACCACTCAAATGAGAGCAAGCAAAGgctatttattcagagcttgctaCAGTAAGGGAGCCAGCCACT containing:
- the RPRML gene encoding reprimo-like protein, giving the protein MNATFLNHSGLEEVDGVGGGAGAALGNRTHGLGTWLGCCPGGAPLASSDGVPAGLAPDERSLWVSRVAQIAVLCVLSLTVVFGVFFLGCNLLIKSESMINFLVQERRPSKDVGAAILGLY